The following proteins are co-located in the Neodiprion virginianus isolate iyNeoVirg1 chromosome 6, iyNeoVirg1.1, whole genome shotgun sequence genome:
- the LOC124308281 gene encoding transcriptional regulator ATRX-like isoform X4, producing the protein MPIDVTDLESDYRAENYKDSKSIERKQLICATCGTDLSGKFDKPGGLFIHPLMTTLQCKTCSNFYGDGDFSMDEDGDDKYCRMCGNGGALYICGNKPCPYGFCHDCIERYVGKNSPEVQADNWKCLRCNCKPLWEVRAVCEVIVRENSRKRRKHNKKPTRGEVSKSDADHSLSEDLNNDFQNSKLTKHRNMRYRRSFIKTNELVKNLARICNSSDDSSNNENSNVQNRYRKPGDNTKAMLDKKYTKTHREHMKSLSSDEETTDFEEEEKRQKTHVNSRFKNKLSRVKSQHQTKHNNTTSSYSHRNKEKGQLAQKQPRITKPERNSRNPSLYSESSGHESANEFVKSSRQNNSKVLDENSRNQDLNIREKKSNNIVNPNSIVSSKRLYDKFEAVIKPTELASIKPKGSNSKHDRFPSEDSCSSISEKKIRWSKTKICETARNMNSFSECTRPSKQYFDSENDCTGDSENAEIASKVSTSVCRKSEADRLLDNKSEQESNTNTSALKKSKTSFLLGHENRLLGMKKASMKHTYAKVANTKEYVNKSQARVIRAHINSFIDEMDKLGAALHVGARKISETQLNNNFTVVSAVSKTVLKCALTVSRCQRELSRRVEEFMEFYSTWCNTCNVSSILLNMDHSNAATGSEEDSPSKQINVLKASRNSKIIECSESGGAVDDTSQSSDELDVENLSTFNKSVHTLSELPQQPADNHKNITKGDISSSNVKGKSTVSDKQSDCESLTNSEQDMQNPVNAKVVENINGNVNNDTLPNSLDCDVISECDSNEIFSEDENRASAKKPKKSIFMESLIESRSPNTSENKITESAELNSDESGIHNVAISPSIQQESLQSVDIFNNISVLSENREQGNKEKLINYSVQKGGSQQPLVEVCNKNTKQLDSSVEDNFNDMTSPDHCKENESTMEANSSDAVQSDDGDTTLELFDYEPETLIHDSSRNTNTDMHDMSDCETELVFTQDTNHVASKSDSLAKMSDLQESENKTIMEVENDNKVALSQAAHSPKELPSIEMVTPEIDEIADANINENLSGRELRQNENDEEKNNGLRHLDSESGTLEKVQQQLENKEIDRVDSNIPLPNNVEHESDEVSDKVEQENIESLKHDIPSELDQTAAVNDSEEAIKKKILESDSEQFDDSTSLSSKSDDHDLRLNSDGNNYSEKRDSTDDGVTAIKKNKYRRSNSPQLENEDLDIVMLNNLAKSRLLLSSDSSSTNSDDNIALVMSPSLDDLNSPSSEKQDEIYSNSIYKDDRTNSTCTKIKKQKFCIEKNYYYLRDKKLQMSCQVVIRRLKNKVLEQFTQLLGKSKEHQEWQEFKSLIDVDNIKKRKRGACNQSDSSSSSESSNSKSSAKGRAKKTKCNQIQEKEETLMDHLEKVKNGENVINFSENESDENNVILNTNTEDESLARANELAKDRLIQSSDSEHEILANVESEEEKIVKDNDRIHTTKKDKKKKDKTDGEESANSGSDHKNESDAEKGNKNTTNEENADSQDTDNSDSERKREQKKMKNLLAKRHWRLTDSDSSSEERKWRKSQLKEEDGKRDTEVENITQRKKRPKRRMLGSDSDSVKLTDLSDDDGDDTAAKKKKSGSESEDSDLMFAQLRKKRFTKRNTRNSDSDSESEQDEKPTKQKRKRIKKMDSDSDSDMPTNSQDTQGKFHRKNIRKVLKDKQVADVTKIAGKEEEERLKRIAERQKLYNEMYEIKLAREAKVDKLVLDFDEETKKELISVHEDLVKRLKPHQAQGIKFMWDACFESLERTKSTKGSGCIVAHCMGLGKTFQVVTLAHTLLTHPETGIKTIMVICPLSTVLNWVNEFKKWLGDINNDQDVRVYEMTKMKKHFERRCQLEKWQRTGGVIILGYEMFRILSNQKAKKMRKSMHEGILKCLVDPGPDLIVCDEGHLLKNEDTALSKAMRKVKTLRRIVLTGTPLQNNLVEYHCMVQFVKPNLLGTKKEFLNRFVNPITNGQFDDSTEYDVKLMKKRAHVLHKMLEGSVQRFDYSVLTPFLPPKQEYVITVRLADIQIKLYEYYLDNFSRKKVGAGTSLFADFQSLQRIWTHPIVLRMNAEKVEKLNEKKRLEASDSEGSLRDFLDDGSEDKSTTTSDSDIQSTHGSSDEKSDKPRRGTRANPLDEITIKSEDEDAPQAGEWWSQFVEPEHFEDLRISSKLVLLFAILKECEQIGDKVRIPQ; encoded by the exons ATGCCTATCGACGTGACAGATCTGGAGTCGGACTACCGTGCCGAGAATTACAAAG ATTCTAAATCGATTGAACGTAAGCAGCTTATTTGTGCAACATGTGGAACAGATCTCAGTGGGAAATTCGACAAGCCAGGTGGCCTGTTTATCCACCCGCTGATGACGACGTTACAGTGCAAG ACATGCAGCAACTTCTATGGCGACGGTGATTTTAGTATGGACGAAGATGGTGACGACAAGTACTGTCGCATGTGCGGAAATGGTGGTGCGCTATATATTTGTGGGAACAAGCCATGTCCCTATGGCTTTTGTCAT GACTGTATAGAACGAtacgttggaaaaaattcgcCTGAAGTTCAAGCAGATAACTGGAAATGTCTTCGCTGTAACTGTAAGCCTCTTTGGGAAGTGAGAGCTGTCTGCGAGGTCATTGTCCGAGAAAATTCTAG AAAACGGAGGAAGCACAATAAAAAGCCAACTAGAGGTGAGGTCTCCAAATCAGATGCCGACCACAGCCTATCTGAGGAtttaaataatgattttcaGAACTCTAAATTGACCAAACATCGTAATATGAGATACAGACGTAGCTTTATTAAGACGAATGAACTGGTGAAGAACCTTGCAAGAATCTGTAACAGTTCAGATGATTCCTCcaacaatgaaaattcaaatgtaCAAAATAGATATCGTAAGCCTGGCGATAACACAAAGGCTATgttagataaaaaatatactaaAACACACAGAGAACATATGAAATCACTCTCCAGTGATGAAGAAACTACTGATTttgaggaagaagaaaaacgacaGAAAACTCATGTCAACTCtaggtttaaaaataaattgtcgaGAGTAAAATCTCAACATCAAACTAAGCATAATAACACGACGTCCAGCTATTCCCATCGCAATAAAGAAAAGGGTCAACTGGCCCAGAAACAGCCTAGAATTACGAAACCTGAACGAAATTCGAGGAATCCATCACTTTATTCAGAGTCCAGTGGTCATGAGTCGGCTAATGAATTTGTCAAGTCTTCGAGACAAAACAATTCAAAAGTtttggatgaaaattcaagaaacCAGGATTTGAATATTCGTGAGAAAAAGtcaaataatattgtaaatcCAAATTCTATAGTAAGTTCAAAACGACTCTACGATAAATTTGAAGCTGTGATAAAACCGACTGAATTAGCATCTATCAAGCCAAAAGGTTCAAATAGTAAGCATGATAGGTTCCCTTCTGAGGATTCATGCTCAAGTAttagtgaaaagaaaattaggTGGAGTAAGACGAAAATTTGTGAAACTGCTAGAAATATGAACAGTTTCAGCGAATGTACTAGGCCAAGTAAACAGTACTTCGATTCTGAAAACGACTGTACAGGAGATTCCGAAAATGCTGAGATTGCCAGCAAAGTTTCTACATCGGTATGTAGAAAAAGTGAGGCAGATCGACTTTTGGATAACAAATCAGAGCAAGAATCTAATACAAATACGTctgcattaaaaaaatcaaaaacttcGTTTTTATTAGGTCATGAGAATCGACTTTTGGGAATGAAAAAAGCATCCATGAAACATACCTATGCAAAAGTTGCAAATACCAAGGAATATGTGAATAAGAGTCAGGCACGAGTAATCAGAGCTCACATAAACAGCTTCATAGATGAAATGGACAAACTTGGTGCAGCGTTACATGTAGGTGCTCGTAAAATTTCTGAGACGCAATTGAATAACAATTTCACAGTAGTGTCAGCTGTTTCAAAGACTGTACTAAAATGTGCATTAACGGTAAGCCGCTGTCAGAGAGAATTGAGTCGTAGGGTAGAAGAATtcatggaattttatagtacATGGTGTAATACTTGTAACGTGAGCAGTATTCTATTGAATATGGATCATTCCAATGCTGCCACAGGCAGTGAAGAGGATTCGCCATCGAAACaaataaatgttttaaaaGCTAGTagaaattccaaaattattgAATGTTCTGAATCGGGTGGGGCAGTGGATGATACGAGCCAGAGCTCAGATGAGTTggatgttgaaaatttgagcaCCTTCAATAAGTCTGTTCATACTTTATCGGAGTTGCCTCAACAACCTGCTGATAATCATAAAAATATCACCAAGGGTGATATATCGTCTTCTAATGTCAAAGGAAAATCTACGGTTTCTGACAAACAATCTGATTGCGAGAGTTTGACAAATAGTGAACAAGATATGCAAAATCCTGTGAATGCTAAAGTTGTGGAGAATATAAATGGAAATGTTAATAACGACACACTTCCAAATTCTCTAGACTGTGATGTAATATCAGAATGTGACAgcaacgaaatattttcagaagaTGAAAATAGAGCTTCAGCCAAAAAACCTAAAAAATCCATATTTATGGAAAGCTTGATAGAATCTCGATCACCAAATACatctgaaaacaaaataaccgAATCAGCCGAATTGAATTCTGATGAAAGTGGAATACACAATGTAGCAATTTCACCTAGCATTCAACAAGAATCTTTGCAATCTGTCGACATATTCAACAATATCTCGGTCTTGTCAGAAAATCGAGAACAAGGTAACAAAGAGAAACTTATTAACTATTCAGTACAAAAAGGTGGTTCACAACAGCCGTTGGTTGAAGTTTGTAATAAGAATACCAAACAATTAGACTCATCAGTTGAAGACAATTTTAATGATATGACATCGCCTGATCActgtaaagaaaatgaatcgaCAATGGAAGCGAATAGTTCTGATGCCGTACAATCAGATGACGGCGATACTACACTAGAATTGTTCGATTATGAGCCAGAAACATTAATTCACGATTCATCTAGGAATACTAATACAGATATGCATGATATGTCCGATTGCGAGACTGAACTTGTCTTCACTCAAGATACAAATCATGTTGCAAGTAAATCAGATTCTTTAGCAAAGATGAGCGACCTTCaagaaagtgaaaacaaaACTATAATGGAAGTTGAAAATGATAACAAAGTTGCATTATCTCAAGCAGCTCATTCTCCTAAAGAGTTACCTTCTATTGAAATGGTTACACcagaaattgatgaaattgcTGATgcgaatataaatgaaaatttgtctgGGAGAGAATTGAGGCAGAACGaaaatgatgaagaaaaaaacaatggTTTGCGACACTTAGATTCTGAATCTGGTACATTGGAAAAAGTCCAACAACAACTTGAGAATAAAGAGATTGATCGAGTTGACTCAAATATTCCATTACCAAATAATGTAGAACACGAGTCTGATGAAGTTTCTGATAAAGTCGAACAAGAAAACATCGAATCCCTGAAGCACGATATACCTTCTGAACTTGATCAGACTGCAGCAGTTAACGATTCGGAAGAGGCGATTAAGAAAAAGATTCTGGAATCTGACTCGGAACAGTTCGATGACAGTACATCTCTTTCTTCAAAGTCAGATGATCATGATTTGAGATTAAATTCAGATGGGAATAATTACTCGGAGAAACGAGATTCTACAGATGATGGAGTAactgcaattaaaaaaaacaagtatcgAAGGTCGAATAGCCCTCAATTAGAGAATGAAGATCTTGATATTGTCATGTTGAATAATCTTGCTAAAAGTCGACTCTTATTGTCATCTGACTCCAGTTCCACAAACTCCGATGATAACATTGCATTAGTTATGTCTCCATCTTTGGATGACTTAAATTCTCCGTCTTCTGAAAAACAGGACGAAATCTATTCAAACTCCATTTACAAAGATGACCGCACAAATTCAACCTGTacaaaaattaagaaacaaaaattttgcattgaaaaaaattattattatctgagggacaaaaaattacaaatgtcATGCCAAGTCGTAATTcgaagattaaaaaataaagtctTGGAGCAATTCACGCAATTGCTTGGTAAATCTAAGGAACATCAAGAATGGCAGGAATTCAAAAG CTTGATTGATGTGGATAATATCAAGAAACGTAAAAGAGGCGCATGCAACCAAAGCGACAGCTCAAGCTCGAGCGAATCGTCTAACTCGAAATCATCGGCAAAGGGACGtgcgaagaaaacaaaatgtaaCCAGATACAGGAGAAGGAAGAAACCCTGATGGATCACTTGGAAAAAGttaaaaatggtgaaaacGTCATTAACTTCTCCGAGAATGAGtctgatgaaaataatgtcaTTCTGAATACTAATACAGAAGACGAGTCCTTGGCAAGGGCTAACGAATTGGCCAAAGATCGCCTAATCCAGAGTTCGGATTCTGAACATG AGATACTTGCTAATGTGGAAAGTGAAGAAGAGAAGATAGTGAAGGATAATGACAGAATACACACGACaaaaaaggacaaaaaaaagaaggacAAAACAGACGGTG AAGAATCCGCAAATTCAGGGAGCGACCATAAGAATGAATCCGATGCAGAGAAGGGCAACAAGAATACAACTAACGAAGAAAATGCTGACTCACAAGACACTGATAATTCCGACAGCGAAAGAAAACGTGAACAAAAA aaaatgaaaaatctgttgGCTAAGCGTCATTGGAGATTAACAGATTCTGACAGCAGCAGCGAGGAAAGGAAATGGCGTAAATCTCAACTTAAAGAAGAAGATGGAAAGAG ggaTACAGAAGTAGAGAATATCACTCAGCGTAAAAAGAGACCAAAACGAAGAATGTTGGGGTCAGATTCAGATTCCGTTAAATTAACAGATCTGAGCGACGATGACGGAGACGATACCGCtgcaaaaaagaagaaatcaGGGTCTGAATCTGAAGATTCAGACCTAATGTTTGCCcagctgagaaaaaaaagatttactAAAAGGAATACGCGAAACTCTGACTCAGATTCAGAATCTGAACAGGATGAAAAACC AACTAAGCAAAAAAGGAAACGTATAAAGAAAATGGATTCTGACAGTGATAGCGACATGCCTACAAACTCGCAAGATACACAAGGAAAGTttcatagaaaaaatattcgaaaggTTTTAAAGGACAAACAGGTGGCAGATGTCACGAAAATTGCGGgtaaagaagaagaggaaagatTGAAACGTATAGCAGAACGTCAAAAATTG TATAACGAGATGTATGAAATAAAGTTAGCTCGTGAAGCAAAGGTAGATAAATTGGTACTCGACTTTGatgaagaaacaaagaaagagTTGATCAGCGTACATGAAGATCTTGTCAAGCGTTTGAAACCACATCAGGCGCAGGGTATTAAGTTCATGTGGGACGCATGTTTTGAATCTTTAGAACGGACAAAGTCTACCAAGGGTTCAGGCTGCATTGTTGCCCATTGCATGGGATTAGGAAAGACTTTCCAAGTTGTGACCCTTGCTCACACTCTACTCACACATCCCGAAACTGGTATCAAAACAATTATGGTGATCTGCCCACTGAGCACTGTTTTGAATTGGGTTAACGAATTCAAAAAATGGTTGGGTGATATCAATAATGACCAAGATGTCAGGGTCTACGAGATGACCAA AATGAAGAAACACTTTGAGAGAAGATGTCAATTAGAAAAGTGGCAACGTACTGGAGGTGTAATAATTCTCGGATATGAAATGTTCAGAATTTTGAGCAACcaaaaagcaaagaaaatgCGCAAGAGTATGCATGAGGGAATTTTAAAGTGTCTGGTTGATCCCGGACCTGATCTAATTGTTTGCGACGAAGGTCATTTACTCAAAAATGAGGACACAGCTTTGAGTAAGGCTATGAGGAAAGTTAAGACTCTTCGACGAATTGTTCTTACCGGTACACCATTGCAGAATAATTTGGTTGAAT ACCACTGCATGGTTCAGTTTGTGAAACCGAATCTTCTTGGCACAAAGAAAGAGTTTTTGAATAGATTTGTCAATCCTATAACAAACGGGCAATTTGACGATTCAACTGAATATGAcgtgaaattaatgaaaaaacgCGCTCACGTGCTACACAAAATGTTGGAGGGAAGTGTTCAAAGGTTTGACTACTCTGTCTTAACACCGTTTCTACCACCGAAACAAGAATATGTGATCACTGTCAGATTGGCAGATATACAAATCAAGTTGTACGAGTACTActtggataatttttcaag gAAAAAGGTTGGTGCAGGAACTTCCTTATTCGCTGATTTCCAATCACTTCAACGAATATGGACTCACCCTATCGTTTTGCGTATGAATGCAGAGAAAGTGGAAAAACTGAATGAAAAGAAACGTTTGGAAGCGAGCGATTCTGAGGGGTCATTGAGGGATTTTCTTGATGATGGAAGTGAAGATAAATCAACGACTACATCCGACAGTGACATACAATCTACTCATGGTTCCAGTGACGAGAAATCTGATAAGCCAAGGCGTGGTACAAGGGCCAATCCTTTAg ATGAAATTACAATCAAATCCGAGGACGAGGATGCACCACAGGCTGGTGAATGGTGGAGTCAATTTGTTGAGCCTGAACACTTCGAGGATTTGAGGATATCTTCCAAGTTGGTTCTATTGTTTGCCATTTTAAAGGAGTGCGAGCAAATTGGAGATAAGGT AAGAATTCCTCAATAA